taaaatatatattaatatctaatttaaactatttttaagatcaaaagaagggtataattataacaaaatttttataaaattaaccactaatcaatggTAAACTATTTTCTGCTAACTATGACAAGAATCTATTAAGGGTAGCTAGCCCTCTTGTCAACCTCTGGAGTTTCCTAATTGAATTCAAGGGTTTTGTGTCAAGAATTGCTTGTATTTTCCTAGGTTAACTTCAATTCCTCATTGCATTATCATGTATCCTCGGAACTTTCCTGATTTCATGTCAAATGAACATTTGGCAGGGTTAAGCCACATGCTATGTTTTAGAAGCACGTTAAAGACTTCAGTTATCTTTTTAGCATGAGACTTGTCACCTTTACTTTTTACTATCATGTCATCTATGTATGTCTCCATAGTGTTTCCCAACAGATCTTTGAAAACTTTATTCAACATCCTCTAATATGTTGCCCTGACATTTTTTagaccaaaaggcatgactttgTAGCAGTACGTTCTCATTCTATAATAAAGCTAGTTTTTTCGGCATCTGGTAGATACTTTATGATATGGTGATATATGGCAACTCATACCCAGATGTTTCGTCAACCACTCTCTCAATTCGAGGCAATGGGTATGAGTTCTTTGGACATGCTTTGTTCAGGTTAGTGAAATTTATGCAAACTTGTCATTTCACGTTTGTCTTCTTCACCATGACTACATTAGCCAACCATTCTAGGTAGTAGACTTCTTGAATAAACCCGGTGGCCAGTAGCTTATCGATTTCCTCGCCCATAACCTCTTTCCTTTTTAGGGagatatttctcttttttctacTTGATTGGTCTAGCATTTGGGTTCACATTCAAGTGATGGGAGATTACTTATGGACTTATTCTAGGCATGTCTTCTAGTGTCCAGGAGAAAATATCTACGTTCTTTCTTAAGCACTTCACTACTTCCTTAGTTCCCTTTGGTAGTTAGCTTCTGGCATAAACCAAATTTTCTGCATTTCCCTCATGTAAAGGCAATGCTTCTAACTTTTCCACCGGTTGGGGCTTGTTTACTGGCTGTTCAACAATAATGTGAGTTTCCCCCATATCTTTCTTCTTTGTAGAGGATATATAATAGTTTCGTGGCTTTTTCTGGTCTTCTCAGACTTGTCCAATCCCATTAGTTGTTGGTAACTTCATTAGCAATTACCTATAAGATATTACTGCTCTTATGTCATTCAAAAGTTGGTGCCCTAGTATGATATTGTataatgaaaaatgtgttttgactACCATAAAGTCGGCTTGTCGAGTGATACTCTGAGGTTTTGTACCCAAAGTGATAACAGCTTATATTGCTTTGGCTATAGGGACTAATTCTCTCATGAAGTTGAACAGAGGTGAATGGATAATAAGTTGAACAGAAGTTAAGCTTGTCGTGCATAGGCTTTCCTTGACAATAAGGTGTGGCTAGCCATGGTTTCTCCCCTTGATATCACATAGCAAACTTGGTTAGTTAGTTGATTGTCTAGTGGGGGATcttgtctttcttttcttctcctgtCATTATGTCGTCTTTCATCTGTGCACCTGTCCTTTCTCTTTACCTTTTCTTCATGTCTTATCTTATCCCTATCGTCTATTCAAACATACCTTTAAAGCCTTCCATTTCTAATTAGTGACTTAATTTGATTCattaaatcacaaaatatatCCGTGTTGTGCCCATATGTCTTATGGAATCTGCAGTAAGCATTTTTGTCTCTTGCCACAGGTCAGTCTATTCTTCTAGGGAATTTCAATAAATTCGACCTTTCAATGGATTCCAAGATGTGGGATTGGGGCTTAGAAAGTAGAGTGTAATTCTTGTATTGTAATTTCAAGGGACCATCATTCCTCTTAAATTTGTCTTTTTCTTGTCTTCACAATCATCAGAATTtctttccttcctcttcttgtCTCTCTTCTCGTTTGTTATGACGATACTCATGACTTTCGAAGAATGTATTAGTTTGCCCTTACAAACAAGTCAACCATGATAGTTAGCTGGTCTAAAGCCAAAGATTCTTGTAGTGATGTGGACTTGGTCCCTTGCAACATTGTTACTACCGCCACTCCTACTTGCAAGTCTCGTACTTCTAGAATCATGTTGCAAAATCGATCTATGTAATGCCGAAGGTTTATTACTTTGCTTGCTATCGAGAAGATAAGCTACATCATTCTTCTTTTAACTGTTGATAAATGCTTTAATGAACTTAGATCTTAGATATTTGAAGGTGGATATGGAACCCTTGGGCAGACCATTGTACCATACTCAAGCGTGATCCATCAAGGTCAGAGGGAAAACTCTACACATGATTTCATCTTCCTATCCCTACAACACCATGAAAGACTTGTAGTTTTGAATATGGTCATAGGGGTTGCCCTTGCCTGAGTATGTAGATATTTCGGGCATTTTGAACTTCTTTggtaaacatttttttatgatgCCCAAGGCAAAAAAAACTCTTCTTTAAGGTTGATCTTTCGATGCCAACAACAACTTTTTCTACTTCAAGACTTCTTCAATTATCCTTTTCTCATCCATTGTCTCGTGAGCGCTAAATGCTAATGGTACTTCAACTTCATTGATCTGTTTCACAAACCCTTTAGTGGAATCCAATCTTCATCAATTGATGTGCTTCTTATAGTCTTGACATACTTCTTCCTCTGAGGAtctttttggttgtttcttagTCTTTTCCAGgctttcctattttttcaatCTTGAATCCAACGAAGGGGGGAGGGGTGGAGTTGCTCATGTGAGTCCTCCAATGGGTAGTGGACTATGATTGCATCATTCGCTATTCTAAAGTGGTCTTAGAACTTTCTTCTTGTATTTCTTAAAGTGGGATCGAGCTAGACACTAACCTTTTCAGGGTTAGCGGCAACGTCACATGTAGGGCAATGTTTTGCAATAAACTTGCCACCTCTTAAAGTGCCCGTATTCTCTCTTCATGCTGGCGCTACAAGACCTTATACTCAGCACGTAGTACTATGGAAAAAGCCTATCCAAATGGGTCCATGTGGCTGTCGAGATAGGTCTTCTACAGGCCTTGAAAATGAGTCTCTAGTCTGTCCTAAGAGTGAGTTCCCCGTTAAACCCAGGAGTAAGTCTCCCATCAAGCTTGAGGCTAGGTGTCTTGAGTGGCATGGAGAAGATTATCTTGTGGTGGTCTTGTAGAGTGAAATGGACCATCTCGCATCCCAAGTGGTTGCCCCCATAAACTAggtctttgtttcttcttgacTTCGTTCGTTAGTAGAGCTTCTTGTTTGGGACATTGCAAACTCACTCATTGGCTTTTTGTACGTTTCCCACAGACAACGAAAATTGTTGTCACTCAaacacaacaatgaatttatgagGTGAAAATGTCATCATCAAGTTGTCCAATTCTGCAAGGAAGAAAATAGTATGGGGATAAACATTCCAAAATGTTGGAAGTCTGAGAGCAGTATTCACATTAGTATTAGAgacttatttttctaaaatgagAGCGTTCTTATTTATTGTAGAGTATGGAGTAATTCTAAGTTCACTAGGATTATGATTCTTATAGATCATGTTCATCTCTTACAAATGATGTTTATCCCCttgaaagaatttttaaatgttgGAGAAGTTATCTTGTTTTGTACATTGTGTGGGACCCCTCCCTCTTTTCCGTACTCTAGGAAATGTACTAACAGCTAGCCTTTCTTGGAAGGGGGAGGAGATTTCAATCTCATTTATGTGCTATTGTTCTCAACGAAATGGGAAGACATCCCTCGTCCCTGTAGCTAGTAAGAGGCAAAAGGGGTTTCTCACCCTAGTAGCAAACTATGATGCAAGAAAACTTCTCGAGACATCGTTTTGACGTTTTCGAAACATTTCCATTTTTGAAAAGCAAAGAAAcgttttttgagtatttttgcaattttagaaagtttttgtgacatttttgtaatataagaaaaatataaaaaaatacgtTTTTTGATTTAGAAACTCATTTTCATCCACGAATATAGATGAAATTTGTTCgtctctaactcaaaatttttaattttttctaaaatttgtttaaatgtattatagaatttatgtttatttctaaattgaataactatttttatattaaaaattatatttattaaaaggtccctttatttttttttatttacacattttcaCAAGATTTTcgtttcttatattttttaaaaaataatatttttccataCAACATAGGGCAAAGCCCAAGACCATCGCGACAGACTAAGGGCCTCCTACCTTGGTCGCGACCGGCGGCCTGGGGCATGAGAGGTCGccttatttttgcttttttattttttttctttaattatttttgaatatatactaatcaaattttattaacaatCAAATgtattgggttttttttttgtgtgtgtgtgtgtggaaatAAGCTAAATTTtatcaatcaattatatattgATTACTCCGTTGAATGAGCATTACGTAAATATATAGAATTTAGTTAATtgtaaaaatcaattaaaaactgaatcatcaatcaattatatattgATTACGCCTAAGCGATACAAAAATAATTCAGATGTTGAGAGTGGGATTTGAACCCACGCCCTTTCGGACCAGAACCTTAATCTGGCGCCTTAGACCAACTCGGCCATCTCAACTCGATGTCAAGTTGCCTTCGTGTAATACAATTAACCGTAATATCTACCTTATATTTTACTCATCATACGTAAATAAATTTCCCCTGCTTCCTTACAACGTTTGTCTTTCTTCAGGCATCTcaggaaaaaataatagaaatcaaTTATGAATGCCGACGGTACtacatacatatttttatttatctctaAGCATCAGCTCATATGTTTCCAACACGTATTTTACCTTTTTGTGAAGGCATGAAGCTAAAGACCTCCAGCTGTTTGTTAACTAACATGTCCTTGTTTGGCTTatgttgtttatatatatatatatataatggttagcttgtattaattaattagagaatTAGTAGGCAGGGCTTGCCCTGATGGTAGGCGAGTAAGGTGGTCACCTAAGGCCCCTCACCTAGGACCAGTCTTGGGCTAGGCAGCCTAGACCCATTTCACATCCAACAaattttaagttgaaaaatttaaaataatagaaagaagagaaatgactttcatgaaagaaaaaatcacaATTAACGAACAATAGAATAAATTTGATGTAACGATACAGCGCATtgtcacttatatatataatattatataataaataaaaaaaaagtagccGAGAAGCCCATATAAAATTTAGGGGCCCATTTATATATGTTGTGCCATAGAAATTGGGGAGAAAAAAtcgaaatattattttaattaattaacgaTAGTGCGTCGAAAGATCGTGGCACAAAGCCGCGAGCTAGCGGGCAGCCTTGCCGCAAGCTCGCGACAAAGGCATGCTCGCAGCAATGCCTTGCCGCGAGATTGCGGTAATGGCATAGCGCAAGCTCGCGACAAGGCCATGCCGCGAGCTCGCGACCTGCCACACGCTCACGGCAGTGCCGCAAGTTCGCGGTCGTTAATCATGGACGCCTACCGGCCTTCTCAGCAGGTGCGGCGGTGTACGCCTTTCGAAAAAACCAAGAGCTCCATCCAGGAGAAGACACGTGTCACCACCAAGTACCCTTGAAAAtcgcgccctataaatacccaactagaAGACAATGAACAGGACTTCCGATTCTGGTAAAACTTTACACTTTGATTGCACATTTACTGCTTCTGGTGAATAGTCATTGGCATtggggactgactttggcatcggagggtcttcgcggggaagattcccgcgagccttctaacctattcTTTTAGTGCTAACAGGgccaaaggctagtggcaagagcttgtgggaaAGGCTTGCGGCAAAGGCTTGTGGTAAAGACTTGCggcaaaggcttgtggcaaaggcttgcggcaagagcttgtggcaaaggcttgcggcaagagcttgtggcaaaggcttgcggcaagagcttgtggcaaaggcttgtggcaaaggctagtgacaagagcttgtggcaatggcttgtggcaaaggctagtggtaagagcttgtggcaagggctAGTGgtaaaggctagtggcaagactcgagacaaatccttgtggcgagcatcctaacAGCAAACTCCCTCGTGACAGCATCTCtaacggcaacctaacttcacccgacatcAAGCTCGAGTGAACCCCAcgcatcacaaattttaattgttgtattttggcaacaacaatatatatatataatattatatcataaaatatataatatgcttAGCTTTTAGGGgcccatataaaattttattaaaaatcccTAAAATCCCAGGGTCAGCCCTGTTAGTAGGCAGTTAACGAGCTGGGACTttactatataaagacttagcATAACTAATTTTGCTTTGATTCTTCAATCAAGaattcctttctcttctctttatGACAGTACAAAGAATTTGTTTGAGTTGGGCCCAAagtttattgtatatatatatatatatatatcataaatatattattatatggcCCAGACCATGCAACAATCTTACAAAAACTCAGCAATTACATCACCAAAATCAACAACTTTGGcctatatatagtatatatgcAATGCACACAAAGTTATCTCCCccaaaataaaagtttatgaTGCCCATATGAATTAATCATCACTAGCTTGAAAGTCTCTCACTTAGCATCTTCACCCCCATGTACCTGCACCACAGATGGCAAATATTCGTTTGTCAACACATGGATTTAATTGTAGAATTGATGCGTTCAAAGTAATTAATTGTATCCCACAGCGTAACTTGCATAGATCGTGTTACTTGTACTGACAGAAATAATAGGAATGATGACCGGATCGAATTtcattattgattattaagttgTCGTGAATGAAATAAGCCCGaactttattttgaatgaaatccAGTCGGGCTTTATCATGAAGCCCAATCGGGCTTCATCTAGAGGTGATAGTGGCAAGGTGATGCAAATTGGGTGAggtcatttttattatttggcaCTTTCAATCATCTTCTTAATAATTCAGTATCTTCCTAATGAACGGATGCATTAGGGTTTGAGTTTTTACCTTCCGAGCATCATGACAGTGGCTTGAGGATTAGTTCCGGGCGAGTAATTGAAGGTGGAACCGTCGATGACTCGGAGGGCATCCACCCCAAGAACTTTGTAATCTCGATCCACAACCCTACCAACGTGGCAACCTCCATGATAATGCCATATTGTCATCACAGTGTCCTTGCAAAACTGTTCCAAAGAAATCGAAGCATTCCTGTGTTTCGGTAGCAAGTTCACCGGAAAACCCAGAGTCATGTTCAGAAGCGAGGGTACCGACATAGCCTCGTACTTAAACTTGGAGAAGGCGTTCGAGTCGATGATTCTTTCGATGGTTTGGATGCCCTCCACGCATCGCCTCAAGTCCTCCGCCTCCTGGAAATAGTTGAAGGTCACCGACGGGTTGTCATTAGGATTTCGAGTCTGGAGATGCAGATGCCCGGTGGAGATAGGCCCCATCACCTTCTCCAGGATGAACCCTCCTCTGAAAGCTGCTTGATCCAGTGCACTCATGGCTTCCACGGCTTTGTCAATGGCTTCTTGCGTTCTTTGCTTCGGTGGAACCACCGAAAGCTGCCCTATCTGTAAACATATGCTTGTTACTAAGAGGACTTGCACTATCCTTTTTGAGTGTTCAATGATTAAAATTAACGCCGCATATATAAATCACGTATTCCAAGTAAACATACGAGAACATTGTACCTTGGGAGAGAACATGCCGTAGTCTCTGGGAGCGCCGCCGGCAAAGTTTTGGCCGCTGGCGGCCTCAATGTAGCTTCCGAACTGGGTGATGCCGACGACTTGGATTAGAGAGACCTCGACGGGGAGAGGAGAGGGGATGAAGATGGCGTTCATGGGGTTGTCCGACATGCCCTGCCCCACCATCGGCTGGTCCAGCACCACTGTTATGTTATGGGCTTTCAGGTGGGCCGCGGGGCCGAGCCCACTCAACATCAGAATCTGTGGGCTTCCCAATGCCCCAGCAGAAACAATGATCTCGTTCTTTGACCCATTTCTCAGGTACGCTCTATGTTTCTTTCCCAATGCATCTCTGAATGTCACTCCATGAGCCACTGGCCTTGGTTTTCCTGTACAATGAAGTAATTACTCAGCTCcattattattcaaaaaaatattacaatttcgGGTGTTGACTCCATCACTACATTGGGTTTggttgataaaattataattttgactTTCTCTGTAGACCCTGTTGAGAAGCACAGGAAAAATCCATATTTGAGACGACACAAAAATCATTGCATACCTTTGATTCTGAACAGGATCTTGTGAACAGTGGCATGCAGAAGGACAGTGAGGCCGTTAGGGTTAGCATTCTGAAGCAAATCCGCCGCCGTATGCCGGTGGCCATCGGGATCAAATATCGTCCCGCCGATCTTAGTTCCATACAGATGGTCGTACGTGAATCCGTTGTACGGCACTACCCCAGCTTCAACGAGCCCATCCCTCACCGCCGATTGCCACGCCTTCACCGGTGGCTGGAACGCCACCACCTTTTCCACCCACGCGTACGACTCGTTCACCAGTCGCCCGTCCCAGCCCACCTGTTTCACGTAGCCTGTGCCGGCTCGTGTGTAGAACCCGGCGTTCAGGCAGCTCCCGCCGCCCAACACGCGCCCTCGGGCGTTTATGACGCCGTCCTCGGAGACGAAGCGCTGCGACGGTGAGTTCGGGGAGAGATCGGAGAGGGCTTGACCGAATCCTTCTAGGTTGGTTATGTTGGGGTTGCCGTAGGGCGAGCCGCCACGTTCGAGCAGCAGGACGCTGTAGTTCTGGGAGAGGGTGGCGGCCAACGGGCAGCCTGCGGTGCCGCCGCCGACGATGATGTAGTCGTAGTAAGATATTTCCGGCGACGATGTTGCTTCGTGCATGAACGTGTAGTTTCGAGCttaagaacagagagagagagagagagagagagagagattaatgTACAGTAACATTTAATTGATTTACcagcaaaaaaaatatttaagtaattttaatttgttatatgattttttattatataacaatgaaaacaaacaaattgtggatgtaattttatttatttttaagtgtgtgtgtgtgtgtgtgtgtatactaTACTATGatattaaaagacaataattaattaattaggagattatttcaattcaattttaaaattctacctaattatatttaattcaaaattgatATCTCTCTTGTTTTTGGCAGGATGATTAACATTAGTGGGcagaatgataaaaattaaataataaaaataataatatagatCTTGGGAGGCAATGGGTACCAGAAGATCCTTTTAAATGtgtcttccttccttccttgcATCTCATCTTTTTTTGGGtcatgtttttgttttagtaCCCATAATATatggcatatatataatatcatccccaccaaaaataataaattaaactgCTTAATTATAccaaccaaattaattaatttagagaatatatatatatatatatatgtatgcaccTTTTTCTGCAGAACAGAGGCCGAGTTGAAGGAAGAGAATTCCGGCGAGAGCAGCGGCGACCAATGTCCACCGGCGGCCAAAACCCTCCATTTTCAGTTTGAGATAACTGGAAGCAGCTGCTGGTGAATCTTCAAGCTTTGGAGAAGAGACAATGTAGTTTATATATATGCGTGCGGAAGCTAGCGAACGAGGCAAGCATTAAGAATGCATGACGTCGAGCTTGGCGGCAATATGTTCTGAAAATGGAAAGATTGCTCCCATCAATTTCCCCGGCGGCACCACCACGCACCACGCACCACCCAATAAAGATGATGATCAACAGATCAAGCAAATGCACAGACTGTGGGATATATGCCTACAAAAGCTAAAGCCAAATCCCCTTGCTAGCTGAATATTTCTACACACGCATCTGCCCCTTCGAATTTAAAGCCAACTTAAAACACCAACTTTTATGTGACATTGATTTAATACACTCcaataacatacatatatatacatatacatacagagagagagagagagagagagagagagagagagagagagagattggcaGTTGAaagaaggatatatatatatataattcataggAAGGATCAACAGTAATTATTGCAGAACTTAAATAGTTTGCACATGGGGGTTCCATTGTTGTGGCCATGCATGGAAGATTAAGTGGAGGACAGATTGGCATCACCATTAGCTTTAATTTTTTGCACAGCTAGTGAAGGTTACCGGTTCCTAGCTATTATTGTCTCTTTGATCTATTTGTATTGAATATGAATATGAATTAATTAGCCGATTTTGTTAATTAGCAGGTTGATTGAtgtcatacaaaataatatcaGATTCTTTTTACACAAAATCTCtgtgcataataataatattaattaatatagcTTATTAATGATCATCATAATTGCagtctaaaatatatatatatatataggtaattAAGTTTAAGATCCATGAGTTTCACGTCTTGAGTTTGGGTTTTCCTTGTAACCTTACTAAGTATCAagtgatataaaaatatatatatatatatttacggttatatatatatcttaaatggAAGTACCCgccaaaataattcataattatcAAACTATCATTATCACATCTTTACTATTTTGTACACTAAATCTTtacttattttgattaaatttttaaacaatatcaACAGTAAAATTCTGTAGATCTTTTAAATAGAACAACTTAGTAGCTAAAAAATGTAaccatcaaaatttaaattttgaaattatcatttttacacGATTTTTCGTCGTTCGTGCTCTCAATTTTGGTAGAGAGTAAATCGCAGGCATGTCTTTGGCCGTTGCCTAAGTCAAGTATCAAATTCGTGATCTACTAGTACTAATATTAGAGTATCACTACCCTACCACTTGACTTATGTCCCCGAGACATCAAACTCTAAAACTTGGTAGCTAATATGGTACCCACATCAAAAGTAGCAATAAATCAACAACttttgaatatattaattataatgaGCAAAGAAACTACTGGTAACTAATTTTTGttacctaattaattaattgggtggagctatatatatatatatatatagatattattatGCTAATGTTTTCCTAAAACAATTGGAAAATGGTACAGTACGTACCATCTGTCAATGCCCCCCCCCCAAtcaattaaataacataaataaatggaAGAAACCCTAAGAACCGTTAAATGTCAACGCATACAGAGTCGTGTTATTTTCAAAGAGAGTAGGAATCGTGTGACATTACATAAACAGAAATCCAGGATTAATGTGCTATGGATGAAGGGGATGAGTCGTTTAGTAGATCAAAGGTAAGGCTGTATTGAATGAATATAAAGATGGTAGGGTCTGATCTTAATGGGATTCAACCACTTGCTTGGAGTAGTTGATGCCTTAATTCACTCAATGAACCATCCCAGAGCTAtcacaaaataaattcatgCTTGGTAGATGGGCTCTGACAACTCCTTTCCTCTCTTCTGCTCGAGCATTTATTGCACACACTTATAATTTGCagtcaaataattatattgaaAATTCCAACAATATcaagttatttattaattaacaactatgacaataatttataattattatggAGAAACGTTACTAGCTGTATTATGTAATAATATCATGGTAACCAAATAGAACAGTTTAAAGGGACAGCCCTCTACTTTTTGTGCCGTTGAATGTCATTTCAAAcgtaataataatatcatggTAACCAAATAGAAGAGTTTAAAGGGACAGGCCTCTACTTTTTGTGCCGTTAAATGTCATTTCAAACCCCATATTGATTGTTTCATATGTGCATTCATGGTTTTAAGGGCATGTTTGTTAATCTtgataaagagagaaaaaatgtcatgaaaaatatttcgaatatttagtctttttaaCGTATTTGTTATacttatttgatcatttttaaaaaaattctcacgtgacttcttatctccttcttttaaaataaatttatctgatctcttatctcagataaatttatcttatatttttcagaTAAGTCTCAATTATTTATATGCTCATTTTAGGATAGTTAatgtaatttaatatattttaaaattttaaatttattaaaagaacttattcatttaagccttataattaatattatttaatatatttttaaattatcatatattttgacaatttttaaaatttaaatgacattattccttttactgatttttcaaatttaaatttctctctctatatatattttattaactaatacaattcctttcatcaatttttaaattattttatttaattttatattttattatctattatgaaaatatgttttgaccatttttaattatctaggtgaaattattgtaattccaataataattatttctacttttcaactctttttaaatttatttttgaacattaatttaaaaaataaaatattatttttaattttattttttgacaattcatattaatcataaaatactattttaatcaaaaatttgttgttgatgttaacaaataattt
The Diospyros lotus cultivar Yz01 chromosome 12, ASM1463336v1, whole genome shotgun sequence DNA segment above includes these coding regions:
- the LOC127787443 gene encoding protein HOTHEAD-like, with translation MEGFGRRWTLVAAALAGILFLQLGLCSAEKARNYTFMHEATSSPEISYYDYIIVGGGTAGCPLAATLSQNYSVLLLERGGSPYGNPNITNLEGFGQALSDLSPNSPSQRFVSEDGVINARGRVLGGGSCLNAGFYTRAGTGYVKQVGWDGRLVNESYAWVEKVVAFQPPVKAWQSAVRDGLVEAGVVPYNGFTYDHLYGTKIGGTIFDPDGHRHTAADLLQNANPNGLTVLLHATVHKILFRIKGKPRPVAHGVTFRDALGKKHRAYLRNGSKNEIIVSAGALGSPQILMLSGLGPAAHLKAHNITVVLDQPMVGQGMSDNPMNAIFIPSPLPVEVSLIQVVGITQFGSYIEAASGQNFAGGAPRDYGMFSPKIGQLSVVPPKQRTQEAIDKAVEAMSALDQAAFRGGFILEKVMGPISTGHLHLQTRNPNDNPSVTFNYFQEAEDLRRCVEGIQTIERIIDSNAFSKFKYEAMSVPSLLNMTLGFPVNLLPKHRNASISLEQFCKDTVMTIWHYHGGCHVGRVVDRDYKVLGVDALRVIDGSTFNYSPGTNPQATVMMLGRYMGVKMLSERLSS